The following proteins come from a genomic window of Micromonospora zamorensis:
- a CDS encoding UDP-glucose dehydrogenase family protein — protein MTIPYPTIQPAPAIAAVTPPSGAPRPRVTFLGTGYLGATYAICYAELGYDVLGFDVDADKIAMLNAGQVPIHEPGLDELLRRNLAAGRLRFSTDIAETAEFGDVHFICVGTPQRADGMGADLSYVEASVTSLAQHLTRKALIVGKSTVPVGTADWVEQLVGKHTPGDLDVEVAWSPEFLQEGFAVDDVLRPNRIVVGVKSEWANGMLYAAHKGVFDLAATEDREVPLVVTDFATAELVKVAANAFLATKISFINAMAEVCEASGGDVTQLARAIGYDPRIGNRFLQAGLGFGGACLPKDIRAFQARAQELGAGEALRFLHEVDLINLRRRTRVLNLAADLLGRRSGPAGPDFSGTRIAVLGATFKPNTDDVRDAPALAVAALLHKAGAEVHVYDPQGTENARRAVPELTYEAGINEAVAGADLVCVLTEWADFRNADPVALGELVNGRKVVDGRNCLDSALWTQAGWEYRGMGRP, from the coding sequence GTGACGATCCCCTATCCCACCATCCAGCCGGCCCCCGCCATCGCCGCGGTGACACCGCCCTCGGGCGCTCCTCGGCCGCGGGTGACGTTCCTGGGGACTGGCTACCTCGGTGCGACGTACGCCATCTGCTACGCCGAGCTGGGCTACGACGTGCTCGGTTTCGACGTCGACGCGGACAAGATCGCGATGTTGAACGCCGGTCAGGTGCCCATCCACGAACCCGGCCTGGACGAGCTGCTGCGGCGCAACCTCGCCGCCGGACGCCTCCGGTTCAGCACCGACATCGCCGAGACCGCCGAGTTCGGTGACGTGCACTTCATCTGCGTGGGCACCCCCCAGCGGGCCGACGGGATGGGCGCCGACCTGTCGTACGTCGAGGCGTCGGTCACCAGCCTCGCGCAGCACCTGACCCGCAAGGCACTGATCGTCGGCAAGTCCACAGTGCCGGTCGGCACCGCGGACTGGGTGGAGCAGCTCGTCGGCAAGCACACCCCCGGCGACCTTGACGTCGAGGTGGCGTGGAGCCCCGAGTTCCTCCAGGAGGGCTTCGCCGTCGACGACGTCCTGCGCCCCAACCGCATCGTCGTCGGCGTGAAGAGCGAGTGGGCCAACGGCATGCTCTACGCCGCGCACAAGGGCGTGTTCGACCTGGCCGCCACGGAGGACCGCGAGGTGCCCCTGGTGGTCACCGACTTCGCCACCGCCGAGCTGGTCAAGGTCGCCGCGAACGCCTTCCTGGCCACCAAGATCTCCTTCATCAACGCGATGGCCGAGGTCTGCGAGGCGTCCGGTGGCGACGTCACCCAACTGGCCCGCGCGATCGGGTACGACCCGCGGATCGGCAACCGGTTCCTCCAGGCCGGCCTCGGCTTCGGCGGCGCCTGCCTGCCCAAGGACATCCGCGCCTTCCAGGCCCGGGCCCAGGAGTTGGGCGCCGGCGAGGCGCTGCGTTTCCTGCACGAGGTCGACCTGATCAACCTCCGCCGCCGTACCCGCGTGCTCAACCTCGCCGCCGATCTGCTCGGCCGCCGCTCCGGGCCTGCCGGCCCGGACTTCTCCGGCACCCGGATCGCCGTGCTCGGTGCCACGTTCAAGCCCAACACCGACGACGTCCGGGACGCCCCGGCGCTCGCCGTCGCCGCGCTGCTGCACAAGGCCGGCGCGGAAGTGCACGTGTACGACCCGCAGGGCACCGAGAACGCCCGCCGTGCGGTCCCCGAGCTGACTTACGAGGCCGGCATCAACGAGGCGGTCGCCGGCGCCGACCTGGTCTGCGTCCTCACCGAGTGGGCCGACTTCCGCAACGCCGACCCGGTCGCCCTTGGCGAGCTGGTCAACGGCCGCAAGGTGGTCGACGGCCGGAACTGTCTCGATTCGGCACTGTGGACCCAGGCCGGCTGGGAGTACCGGGGCATGGGTCGCCCCTGA